The Falco peregrinus isolate bFalPer1 chromosome 1, bFalPer1.pri, whole genome shotgun sequence genome has a window encoding:
- the ANKRD9 gene encoding ankyrin repeat domain-containing protein 9, with translation MPWSVQWVGGRGAQSQKQCKKSSFAFYQAVRDLLPVWFLEDMRTMEVFHWEDGGKVSVYSPSEALLYALVHDHQPYARHLLSKFPQSALAVPSQSFSCCQSSAPHLAMAVRYNRVHVLFRILKAIQAFPPSDRAGHLDRQGCSRVEGGKTALHVACELVRPECLFLLLGNGASPCLRDSAGNTPLDTLLQQISHAPAANMRAKLLCLDCLFFFVPQDLQFAMKQQLVDNRQRWQDLVGENRFQCLVGLAPPSLFVRAMRVLIRTISPEHFPEALDDLPLPHFLKPLDLKLES, from the coding sequence ATGCCCTGGAGCGTCCAGTGGGTCGGCGGCCGCGGCGCCCAGTCCCAGAAGCAGTGCAAGAAATCCTCCTTCGCCTTCTACCAGGCGGTGAGGGACCTGCTGCCCGTCTGGTTCCTGGAGGACATGCGGACCATGGAGGTCTTCCACTGGGAGGACGGGGGCAAGGTGAGCGTCTACTCGCCCTCGGAGGCCCTGCTCTACGCGCTGGTGCACGACCACCAGCCCTATGCCCGGCACCTGCTGAGTAAGTTCCCCCAGAGCGCCCTGGCCGTGCCCAGCCAaagcttcagctgctgccagtccTCAGCCCCGCACCTGGCCATGGCTGTCCGCTACAACCGGGTCCACGTCCTCTTCCGAATCCTCAAGGCCATCCAAGCCTTCCCGCCGAGCGACAGAGCCGGCCACCTGGACCGCCAGGGCTGCAGCCGCGTGGAGGGTGGCAAGACAGCCTTGCACGTGGCCTGCGAGCTGGTGCGCCCCGAGTGCTTGTTCCTACTGCTGGGGAACGGCGCCTCGCCCTGCTTGCGGGACAGTGCTGGGAATACCCCCCTCGACACCTTGCTGCAGCAGATTTCCCACGCGCCAGCAGCCAACATGCGTGCCAAGCTCCTCTGCCTCGACTGCCTCTTCTTCTTCGTGCCTCAGGACCTCCAGTTTGCAATGAAACAGCAACTGGTGGACAACCGGCAGCGGTGGCAGGACCTCGTGGGGGAGAACAGATTCCAGTGCCTGGTGGGCTTAGCTCCCCCGTCGCTGTTTGTCAGAGCCATGCGTGTCTTGATCAGGACCATTTCACCCGAGCATTTCCCCGAGGCTCTGGATGATCTGCCTCTGCCTCATTTTCTAAAGCCTTTGGACTTGAAACTGGAGAGCTAG
- the LOC129785381 gene encoding basic proline-rich protein-like has translation MEQTPGSAVSREAFISEQTPDITPPGPRVPWIRHSPDATSPGRHAPGALHPLATRPRDPAPRDPARSGPYTPGTPRPWAPPPAPHAPPPRRPPPRPRRDSEPAAKFLGTSPPVTHAVVQGPVLSAQPMGARGSRGGRQSAAAGQFPGPDRPSPPGAGGGDKRAPRRRAPLPPPAPPLRLRRPRAAAPAER, from the exons ATGGAGCAGACCCCAGGATCTGCTGTCAGTAGGGAGGCCTTTATAAGCGAGCAGACCCCG GACATCACGCCCCCAGGACCCCGCGTGCCCTGGATCCGACATTCCCCGGACGCCACGTCCCCTGGACGCCATGCCCCAGGGGCCCTGCACCCCCTGGCCACTCGCCCCCGAGACCCCGCGCCCCGGGACCCCGCGCGCTCAGGACCCTACACCCCCGGGACCCCGCGCCCCTGGGCCCCGCCCCCGGCACCCcacgccccgcccccgcggcggcccccgccccgcccccgccgggacTCCGAGCCGGCGGCCAAGTTTCTTGGAACTTCGCCGCCCGTGACGCACGCGGTGGTGCAGGGCCCCGTCCTCTCGGCGCAGCCAATGGGCGCCCGGGGGAGCCGGGGCGGCCGCCAATCGGCGGCGGCTGGACAGTTCCCCGGTCCTGACCGACCTTCAccgcccggggcggggggtggggatAAAagggccccgcggcggcgcgCGCCGCTCCCGCCTCCCGCCCCTCCACTGCGGCTgcggcggccgcgggcggcGGCACCAGCGGAGAGGTGA